The window AACAGTTGCAATTGATTTTATTTCTTCCATAAGTAGCATCTTAAGCATTGTAAAGGGAAGAGAATTGTACCAGATCCACCAGCAAGTATGAATGCAAGCCCTTGACCTGATATCTTCTGCCTCAAAAATCCCTATAACAATACAATTGTTGTCTTAGATGAATAATATGGCAATATGTATGACAAGAGGACTTGTCTGATTTCCTTTACTATCGGAAACCTCTAATTTTGAATTGCTATAATAAAAACAAGCATGACAGCATAGATTAGTTACACTGATGCAGAGTATAGTATGTTTAACCCAAATCAATCCTCCAGCACAACCTCTTCCATCTAAACAAACCCATTTGAAAGTCCAAAGCCCCAtctaatgtaaaatattttatatggacAGCTGTGGTTAACAGGATTAATACCAATTACATGTTGCAGATTCAAAAGCTATCTATCCTGATGTATGTTATGTGCgggaataataaaaaatcaaattcaaatctgTATTTACGTTTTGATGGCTGTATTTATGGAACAATTATTTTTACCATCTTTGATAAATGTTGGGTGTGCCCTGCAACTGGAGATCAGCTTCTATTGACTAGGTTTGTTAGGTTTGGCAGCAGGAAAGAGGCAAATCTTTGTGGCACTATGCATTATGAAAGATACACCCACCATTTGAACTATTTGGTTGGGGCGTAATGCACTCACTTCCAAAGACAGATTTTCTAACATGTTGTATGGATAGGATTAAATGTCTAGCATCCATTGGGTGTAAAGCTAATGATCTTTATAAGGGACTTTCCTTTTGAAACATGCTGAGAGATTGGAAAGCATGCTTTATAGATAATCCTTTTTTTTGCTTTGCTTTTGTACAGGGGGATTATCCTTCTAATCTTaatgaaattcttctttaatctcccctccccccccccccaacccccaaaaaaaaaataataaaaaggataatATTTGGAGAAACAAAATAAATTGCTTGCTAGGTAACTGACACCAAGTATCTGATATTtgttaacaagaaaataaaaaataggaaaCATCCCAGCTACCTCAGCACCAGCAATAAGATTACGTCCCCTCTGATCAATTGTGTTGTTGACTTTCACATCATTGACAGAGCAAAGAAATGCATCTGGCTACAGAAATTGAAAAATTGGTTATGTCATATTTTGGTCCTGGTATTGGAAAGAAAAATCAACAGGAGTAAGCCCAACAAAATCAAagtttagtttttaaaatcactcTAAGAAATTCAAACATACAGATGAAACAACGGCAAACAAATTAATACCTGACACAAAATCTCCCCGTTAAAGCTTGCTAAATCAATCTGTATTTGCATGAGTAAGAAACATATATAGAGAGGTCTTTCAGTCAAATGCATCCAAGCATATGTTCAGGTGATGAATTTGGAGACTTCAAGCAAAGGAGTAACAAAATGTTATGTGAAACAAATTAGAGATGCATATAACCACAAACCGGAAGAATTCTTGCAAAATAAGGTGCAGCAATTCCAACGAATCCATCACTTTGTCCAGAATTACGAAGAACGATGCTACTTATGTTTTTGCCAAATAGCCACTGCCATATGCCTACTTCATTTTCTGGAAGATAGGAATTTTCCATTTCAATGGATCCTGACATAAAGCACATGGAACCTACAATAGCAGTAGAATAAAACTCCACTTAAATTCAGAGGGGAAATCGACAGACTCTAACTATAAATTATATATGCACATAGGTACAATCCATGTTAACATTTAAAGAAACTTAAAAGCGAAATCAGAAATCAGGTTCAGTTTTACTTATACTTCATAATGCTCCCcccctctttttttctttctccaaaaaaaaaaattaactagagaaaaatttaaaaaaaaaatcacaaatgtGTCTACAGGCACACGAACCAACAATCACAAAGGAAAGAATTTCAGTATTTAATTATGCATttatattaagaaaataaataaaacaaaatgttAAGaccaaaaaatacattaaaatttgaaaatttgtcaTCTTATCCAATTTGATGTTCAAGAGTCATGCCCAGTATAAGCCATGTTAAACACATAAACATCAATATACATTACACTACAACAGAGTTAAGCCTACATAGCAAATATGCAATATTAGTTATAGTACATGGATATCATTTAAaatatcatatatgcattgacaGACATGCAAAAATTTTCATTCTAAGTCTACAGAGAAAAAGCaattaggaaaaataaaataaaataaatctagaGTCACAAATAGAAGTCCCTAAACGACTTACCAGGCTTTGCAATAATTTTTTCTTGGGGCTTCAACATTATCTGTATTGCAACAACAAAGTCAAAGTTAATTTTATGAATACCATTAAAAGAAATATGGGGGAGAAAACCCGACTTTAATTTTTACACCAAGGAGGGTGGTTCATATACCTGGACCACCTGAGCTTCACCCCCTAAAATCTGAAAAGGTGTGATTGCATCTTGCGGACTCTAAACCACAATGAAGAAAAATTTATCATCAGACTGAAGGATATTTCATAGGATAATACAAACAATATAATGTTGAAAAtgtcttttcctttcttttttagaAGGAGAACGAAAAAGAGTATTATGTCATAATAAGTTGAAGGCCATCAAGATACACTACAAAACAACCAGCAAAACTAAAATTTTGTTGGAGTCTGATCATGAGCAGTCATatgaataaaagataaaaaataataagatatatTTCCTTTTTCTAAACATCATGTTAGGATTAATAGTCAGTTCAGCCCTTCCTATTTACTGCACATGTGATACTACTCCAATTTCACAAAAATACAAACCTGGATGTGGACAGCAAACATACTAACTTAAGCTTACCCAGATAAAATacaactatatatattttttattgtcaatGGCAAGAACATGCAAGTACCTGATAAACATAGGGCTGAAAAGGTGTTGAGAAAAATGGTGCCGCCATTGCTGAGACACGGATTACTTTTGATGTTACTAGAGAAATAAAGGGCCTATTGGAATTAAAATCCAGTAAGATATCAATAGGGTTTTAACCAAAGAATGTTGACTCTATTATGCAATAATTTCTCACCTTAAGAGAATTCAATTGAAATATGGTATACATAATTTTCAAATAGCATTTTAAATTGATGGAAAGCACTTTGAACATTATCATTACAACAATAACCTTCACTAGCATATTCAACAATCAACATTAGTTTCACAAGTGAAAATATGGTGCAACAATGGATACAACAATTAAATTAATCAAGCGATAGTTCAATTTTACTATTACAGTTTCACAGCTGTCACATTgtcttaaatttttaaatgtaAACTAGATAGGTAATCCTATGCTAGACAGCGTCTTTCTCTATTAACAAAATTTCAGACACAATTGCCAAAATCAAGTTTCAGAGTCAA is drawn from Arachis hypogaea cultivar Tifrunner chromosome 12, arahy.Tifrunner.gnm2.J5K5, whole genome shotgun sequence and contains these coding sequences:
- the LOC112726921 gene encoding uncharacterized protein isoform X2 — encoded protein: MLKPQEKIIAKPGSMCFMSGSIEMENSYLPENEVGIWQWLFGKNISSIVLRNSGQSDGFVGIAAPYFARILPIDLASFNGEILCQPDAFLCSVNDVKVNNTIDQRGRNLIAGAEGFLRQKISGQGLAFILAGGSVVQKNLESGEVLAVDVSCIVAVTSTVNVQIKYNGPPRRTMFGGDNAVIALLTGPGIVFIQSLPFHRLSQRIARSVTSPNMRENPKFLIQIAIFFFLAYVVIVSSLILTDV
- the LOC112726921 gene encoding uncharacterized protein isoform X1, whose product is MAAPFFSTPFQPYVYQSPQDAITPFQILGGEAQVVQIMLKPQEKIIAKPGSMCFMSGSIEMENSYLPENEVGIWQWLFGKNISSIVLRNSGQSDGFVGIAAPYFARILPIDLASFNGEILCQPDAFLCSVNDVKVNNTIDQRGRNLIAGAEGFLRQKISGQGLAFILAGGSVVQKNLESGEVLAVDVSCIVAVTSTVNVQIKYNGPPRRTMFGGDNAVIALLTGPGIVFIQSLPFHRLSQRIARSVTSPNMRENPKFLIQIAIFFFLAYVVIVSSLILTDV